The following are encoded together in the Acetobacter vaccinii genome:
- a CDS encoding SAM-dependent methyltransferase: MQHLLDRVLKQFVQAGSLGVRWPDGAVQQYVGPQAGPQAGVWLKNAAAVRALLFNPGLAFGESYMEGAVAPLDCSLYDLLHLLMLNAMRPGGHVVEQLGAALRYVRRGWIQFNPTARSRRNVAHHYDLGNQLYALFLDKDWQYSCAYFRHGDETLEAAQEAKKRHIASKLMLDRPGLEVLDIGCGWGGMALTLARDYGAIVTGITLSEEQLTFARQRAQQAGLEKQVRFELLDYRHLQRQFDRIVSVGMFEHVGIGHYQTFFEVIRKSLKADGVALVHSIGRNDGPGTTNPWVNKYIFPGGYSPALSEVFGAVERSGLWVTDCEVLRLHYARTLACWRERFAARRAEAVALYDERFARMFEFYLAASELAFEVQGHMNFQLQLSPSLTAVPLTRDYMTQAENRN; encoded by the coding sequence ATGCAACACCTTCTAGACCGGGTACTCAAACAGTTCGTGCAGGCGGGTTCATTGGGCGTACGGTGGCCCGATGGCGCTGTCCAACAGTATGTGGGGCCTCAGGCTGGGCCGCAGGCCGGGGTCTGGCTGAAAAATGCCGCAGCAGTGCGCGCCTTGTTGTTTAACCCAGGTCTGGCTTTTGGCGAATCCTATATGGAAGGGGCTGTCGCCCCGCTGGATTGCAGCCTGTATGACCTGCTGCACCTGCTCATGCTCAACGCCATGCGGCCGGGTGGGCACGTGGTTGAACAACTGGGGGCTGCCCTGCGTTATGTGCGGCGTGGCTGGATCCAGTTTAACCCTACGGCCCGGTCACGACGGAATGTGGCGCACCATTACGACCTGGGCAATCAGCTTTACGCACTGTTTCTAGACAAGGACTGGCAGTATTCCTGCGCGTATTTCCGCCACGGGGATGAAACGCTGGAGGCTGCGCAGGAAGCCAAGAAACGGCATATTGCCTCCAAACTCATGCTCGATCGCCCAGGGTTGGAAGTGCTCGATATTGGCTGTGGCTGGGGGGGCATGGCGCTGACACTGGCGCGTGATTATGGTGCCATTGTCACCGGCATTACCTTGTCAGAAGAACAACTGACCTTTGCACGCCAAAGGGCGCAGCAGGCCGGGCTGGAAAAGCAGGTGCGGTTTGAGCTGCTGGATTACCGGCACCTCCAGCGGCAGTTTGACCGGATTGTGTCTGTTGGCATGTTCGAGCATGTCGGGATTGGGCATTACCAGACATTTTTTGAGGTCATACGCAAAAGCCTGAAGGCGGATGGCGTGGCACTTGTGCACTCCATTGGCCGGAATGACGGGCCGGGAACGACCAACCCCTGGGTGAATAAATACATCTTCCCCGGTGGGTATTCCCCTGCGTTGAGCGAGGTTTTTGGGGCCGTCGAACGTTCCGGCCTATGGGTGACAGATTGCGAGGTGCTGCGTCTGCATTACGCCCGCACTCTTGCCTGCTGGCGGGAACGCTTTGCGGCCCGCCGTGCAGAAGCCGTGGCTTTGTATGATGAGCGGTTTGCCAGAATGTTCGAATTCTATCTCGCCGCATCCGAACTGGCGTTTGAGGTGCAGGGGCACATGAACTTTCAGCTCCAGCTTTCCCCATCGCTGACGGCTGTGCCACTCACGCGTGATTATATGACGCAGGCGGAAAACCGGAACTGA
- the rplI gene encoding 50S ribosomal protein L9: protein MAATEVILLQRVEHLGQMGDVVKVRPGYARNYLLPQGKAIRANAANLARFDRERVQLEAQNVKRREEAERLSERMEGLAVVLIRQAGDSGSLYGSVSTRDISQIVTEAGFTIDRQQVSLDHPIKALGLFAVKVALHPEVVVPVTVNVARSAEEAERQARGEARTPEEEATLAGDEAFIEGEIVSEDAEEGAQEDNA from the coding sequence ATGGCTGCTACAGAAGTAATCCTGCTCCAGCGCGTTGAGCACCTGGGCCAGATGGGCGATGTGGTTAAGGTACGTCCGGGTTATGCCCGTAACTACCTGCTGCCGCAGGGCAAAGCGATCCGTGCGAACGCTGCCAACCTTGCCCGTTTCGATCGTGAACGCGTCCAGCTGGAAGCGCAGAACGTCAAGCGTCGTGAAGAGGCCGAGCGCCTGTCCGAACGCATGGAAGGTCTGGCTGTCGTCCTGATCCGTCAGGCCGGTGACAGCGGTAGCCTTTATGGCTCCGTCAGCACCCGCGACATTTCCCAGATCGTGACCGAAGCTGGCTTCACCATCGACCGTCAGCAGGTCTCCCTCGACCACCCGATCAAGGCCCTGGGCCTGTTCGCGGTCAAGGTGGCTCTGCACCCGGAAGTTGTTGTTCCTGTCACCGTCAACGTGGCTCGCTCGGCAGAAGAAGCCGAACGTCAGGCACGTGGCGAAGCCAGAACACCTGAAGAAGAAGCGACCCTGGCGGGCGACGAAGCCTTCATCGAAGGTGAAATCGTCTCTGAAGACGCTGAAGAGGGTGCGCAGGAAGATAACGCCTAA
- the rpsR gene encoding 30S ribosomal protein S18 yields the protein MSETTEINPAARRPAVGARRPFYRRRKSCPFSGPNAPKIDYKDVRLLSRFLSERGKIVPSRITAVSAKKQRELAQAIKRARFLALLPYVVS from the coding sequence ATGTCTGAAACAACAGAAATCAACCCCGCCGCCCGTCGTCCGGCAGTTGGCGCGCGTCGTCCGTTCTACCGTCGTCGCAAGTCCTGCCCGTTCTCCGGCCCCAATGCGCCCAAGATCGACTACAAGGACGTGCGTCTGCTTAGCCGCTTCCTGTCCGAACGTGGCAAGATCGTTCCGAGCCGCATCACGGCGGTTTCCGCCAAGAAGCAGCGTGAGCTGGCGCAGGCTATCAAGCGCGCCCGCTTCCTGGCCCTGCTTCCCTACGTTGTGAGCTGA
- the rpsF gene encoding 30S ribosomal protein S6 yields the protein MPLYETVLIARNDISQQQVDAIVDGIAAQVEADGGAVRKREYWGLRSLAYRIKKNRKGHYTLLGLEARSELVKEIERQLSLNEDILRLLTLRVDTIDEAPSPVLSRKGEDRGERGGFRGPKPVGGRFESGRGRRGEERPADLADNGAE from the coding sequence ATGCCGCTTTATGAAACCGTGCTTATCGCGCGGAATGACATTTCCCAGCAGCAGGTCGATGCCATCGTTGATGGCATTGCAGCTCAGGTTGAAGCCGATGGCGGCGCTGTCCGCAAGCGGGAATACTGGGGCCTGCGCAGCCTGGCTTACCGGATCAAGAAGAACCGCAAGGGCCACTACACCCTGCTGGGTCTGGAAGCTCGTTCGGAACTGGTCAAGGAAATCGAACGCCAGCTTTCCCTCAATGAAGACATCCTGCGTCTGCTGACGCTGCGGGTGGACACCATTGATGAAGCTCCGTCCCCGGTTCTGTCCCGCAAGGGTGAAGACCGTGGCGAACGCGGCGGCTTCCGTGGCCCCAAGCCCGTTGGTGGTCGTTTTGAAAGTGGCCGTGGCCGTCGTGGTGAAGAACGCCCGGCTGACCTGGCTGACAACGGAGCGGAGTGA
- a CDS encoding GNAT family N-acetyltransferase, translated as MITELHSPEPTTRMKVIVTFMQMVSPPAGPRLLLPAGWSVEHGVQPSLAAYRVLHDRVGRSCCWWMRQAVPDEPLEHFLAVAPIEIGLLRDNGNVRGFYEINRADPSSPNIAYFGLFPEAIGQGVGRAFLDTVLRRAWRGNPLRVRVNTCTADHPRALPLYRDAGFDVLRQVEEVWDVPDRLGLTIPPHLRA; from the coding sequence ATGATAACTGAGCTGCATAGCCCAGAACCGACAACCCGCATGAAGGTGATCGTCACCTTCATGCAAATGGTGAGCCCACCCGCAGGCCCGCGCCTGCTCCTGCCCGCAGGGTGGAGTGTGGAACACGGTGTGCAGCCCTCGCTGGCGGCTTATCGTGTCCTGCATGACAGGGTTGGGCGGTCGTGCTGCTGGTGGATGCGTCAGGCCGTGCCGGACGAACCGCTGGAGCATTTTCTGGCAGTCGCCCCGATTGAAATCGGTCTGCTGCGTGACAATGGGAATGTGCGCGGGTTTTACGAAATTAACCGCGCCGACCCATCGTCTCCCAATATTGCCTATTTCGGCCTGTTCCCCGAGGCTATTGGCCAGGGGGTAGGCCGTGCTTTCCTCGATACCGTGCTGCGGCGTGCCTGGCGGGGTAACCCGCTGCGTGTGCGGGTCAATACCTGCACAGCCGACCACCCGCGTGCCCTGCCACTCTACCGCGATGCCGGGTTTGATGTGCTGCGGCAGGTGGAGGAAGTGTGGGACGTACCCGACAGGCTGGGCCTGACAATTCCGCCGCATTTGCGCGCCTGA